The following proteins are co-located in the Anas platyrhynchos isolate ZD024472 breed Pekin duck chromosome 1, IASCAAS_PekinDuck_T2T, whole genome shotgun sequence genome:
- the SEPTIN10 gene encoding septin-10 isoform X4 produces the protein MYSTSSSEDTGSPISCYQPIVDYIDAQFEAYLQEELKIKRSLFSYHDTRIHACLYFISPTGHSLKTLDLLTMKSLDSKVNIIPIISKADSISKTELQKFKNKLMSELVSNDVQIYQFPTDDETVSQVNTVMNGHLPFAVVGSTEKVKIGDKMVRARQYPWGIVQVENENHCDFVKLREMLICTNMEDLREQTHARHYERYRRCRLEEMGFRDVGPENKPVSLQEAYEAKRHEFHLELQRKEEEMRKHFEQRVKEKETVLKEAEQEIQSKFDHLMLKHQEEKLKLEKKKKALEDDMAMFNKKKANAELLQAQAFVSTPVSLKRDKDRKKVKGFRLELLCFDIRNEETVNVQE, from the exons ATGTACAGTACTTCATCTTCAGAAGATACTGGAAGTCCTATTTCTTG cTATCAGCCAATAGTGGATTATATAGATGCCCAATTTGAAGCCTATCTCCAGGAGGAACTGAAAATTAAACGTTCTTTATTTAGCTACCATGATACTCGCATCCATGCCTGCCTCTATTTCATCTCACCTACAGGCCATTCTTTAAAAACTCTAGATTTGTTAACCATGAAAAGTCTAGACAGCAAG GTGAACATTATACCGATTATAAGCAAAGCAGACAGCATTTCAAAAACAGAACTGCAGAAGTTCAAGAACAAACTCATGAGTGAATTAGTTAGCAACGATGTCCAGATATACCAGTTCCCAACTGATGATGAAACTGTGTCTCAAGTTAATACCGTCATGAAT GGTCACTTGCCATTTGCTGTAGTAGGAAGTACGGAAAAGGTGAAAATTGGAGACAAAATGGTGAGAGCTCGTCAGTACCCTTGGGGCATCGTACAAG TGGAAAATGAGAACCACTGCGACTTTGTGAAGCTTCGTGAGATGCTTATTTGCACAAATATGGAAGACTTAAGAGAGCAGACTCATGCACGCCATTATGAGCGGTACAGGCGCTGCAGACTGGAAGAGATGGGCTTCAGAGACGTTGGCCCTGAGAACAAGCCAGTAAG TCTGCAGGAAGCCTATGAGGCAAAGAGACATGAGTTCCACCTTGAGCtgcaaagaaaagaggaggagatgAGAAAACACTTTGAGCAGAgagtgaaggaaaaagaaacagtattGAAAGAAGCAGAGCAAGAA ATACAGAGTAAATTTGATCATCTTATGCTAAAGCATCAAGAAGAGAAACTGaaattagagaaaaagaaaaaagctctaGAAGATGACATGGCTATGTTTAATAAGAAGAAAGCTAATGCTGAATTACTGCAAGCACAAGCGTTTGTCTCTACTCCTGTTAGTCTGAAGAGAGACAAGGACCGCAAGAA GGTAAAAGGTTTTCGACTTGAACTCCTGTGCTTTGATATCAGAAATGAAGAAACTGTGAATGTTCAAGAATAG
- the SEPTIN10 gene encoding septin-10 isoform X3, whose protein sequence is MYSTSSSEDTGSPISWYCYQPIVDYIDAQFEAYLQEELKIKRSLFSYHDTRIHACLYFISPTGHSLKTLDLLTMKSLDSKVNIIPIISKADSISKTELQKFKNKLMSELVSNDVQIYQFPTDDETVSQVNTVMNGHLPFAVVGSTEKVKIGDKMVRARQYPWGIVQVENENHCDFVKLREMLICTNMEDLREQTHARHYERYRRCRLEEMGFRDVGPENKPVSLQEAYEAKRHEFHLELQRKEEEMRKHFEQRVKEKETVLKEAEQEIQSKFDHLMLKHQEEKLKLEKKKKALEDDMAMFNKKKANAELLQAQAFVSTPVSLKRDKDRKKVKGFRLELLCFDIRNEETVNVQE, encoded by the exons ATGTACAGTACTTCATCTTCAGAAGATACTGGAAGTCCTATTTCTTGGTACTG cTATCAGCCAATAGTGGATTATATAGATGCCCAATTTGAAGCCTATCTCCAGGAGGAACTGAAAATTAAACGTTCTTTATTTAGCTACCATGATACTCGCATCCATGCCTGCCTCTATTTCATCTCACCTACAGGCCATTCTTTAAAAACTCTAGATTTGTTAACCATGAAAAGTCTAGACAGCAAG GTGAACATTATACCGATTATAAGCAAAGCAGACAGCATTTCAAAAACAGAACTGCAGAAGTTCAAGAACAAACTCATGAGTGAATTAGTTAGCAACGATGTCCAGATATACCAGTTCCCAACTGATGATGAAACTGTGTCTCAAGTTAATACCGTCATGAAT GGTCACTTGCCATTTGCTGTAGTAGGAAGTACGGAAAAGGTGAAAATTGGAGACAAAATGGTGAGAGCTCGTCAGTACCCTTGGGGCATCGTACAAG TGGAAAATGAGAACCACTGCGACTTTGTGAAGCTTCGTGAGATGCTTATTTGCACAAATATGGAAGACTTAAGAGAGCAGACTCATGCACGCCATTATGAGCGGTACAGGCGCTGCAGACTGGAAGAGATGGGCTTCAGAGACGTTGGCCCTGAGAACAAGCCAGTAAG TCTGCAGGAAGCCTATGAGGCAAAGAGACATGAGTTCCACCTTGAGCtgcaaagaaaagaggaggagatgAGAAAACACTTTGAGCAGAgagtgaaggaaaaagaaacagtattGAAAGAAGCAGAGCAAGAA ATACAGAGTAAATTTGATCATCTTATGCTAAAGCATCAAGAAGAGAAACTGaaattagagaaaaagaaaaaagctctaGAAGATGACATGGCTATGTTTAATAAGAAGAAAGCTAATGCTGAATTACTGCAAGCACAAGCGTTTGTCTCTACTCCTGTTAGTCTGAAGAGAGACAAGGACCGCAAGAA GGTAAAAGGTTTTCGACTTGAACTCCTGTGCTTTGATATCAGAAATGAAGAAACTGTGAATGTTCAAGAATAG